DNA from Streptomyces luteogriseus:
CGGAAGCCCTCGTTGACGGCCTCGACGACCTCTTCGAGGCCGAGGCCGCCCTCCAGGTGCTGCTCGGGGGCGTAGCGCACCTCGGCGTAGACGACGCCGTCCGCGGCCAGGTCCTCGGCGCACTCGGCGGCGACCCGGACCAGGGCGTCGCGGGTCTGCATGACGCCGACGGTGTGGGAGAACGTCTCCAAGTACCGTTCCAGGGAGCCGGAGTCGGCGGCCTCGCGGAACCAGACGCCGAGCTTCTCGGGGTCGGTGTCGGGGAGCTGGGTATAGCCGTTCTCGCGGGCGAGTTCGACGATCGTGCCGGGACGCAGACCGCCGTCGAGGTGGTCGTGCAGCAGAACCTTGGGCGCCCGGCGGATCTGGTCCGGTGTCGGCGTGTTCGCAATGGTCTGGCTCGTCATTTCCGCACTCTAACTCCTACGCGCGTAGATGGCGCGTTCCCGTATGCCGTGCGTTTTCGTCGATACGTAACGGTGATCCCGAGGACGGGTCGTGTACACCCGCGCTTCTGACACTGTTCTGTCATGGCACACCAAGCGACGCCGGTTCGCAGGGCCCGGCTGGGCAGGGCACTCGGTCCGGAGCCGACGGCGGTGAGCGGCGCGGTGCTGCTGCTCCCCGGCGGCGACGAGGTATCCGGCCGCAGGCCGTCACCGATGCTGGCGACCGCCTCCATGCGCGGCGTCGGGCGCCGGCTGGCCCGCGCGGGCCGGGACGAGGGTCTCGCCGCGCACGTCGTGCACTACCGCTACCGCGGGTGGAACGGCGACGAGGCCAATCTCGCCCAGGACGCCACCTGGGCGGCCGACGAGATCGTACGGCGGTACGGGGACGTCCCGGTCTGCCTCCTCGGGGTCGGGATGGGCGGCCGGGCGGGCTTGCGGGCGGCTGGCCACGAGGCCGTCAACTCCGTGCTGGCGCTCGCCCCTTGGCTGCCGGAGGAGGACGCCGCGGCGACACCCGAACCGGTGAAGCAGCTGGTCGGCCGCCAGGCGCTGATCGTGCACGGCACGAACGACGGGCGGACGGATCCGGAGCTGTCGTTCCGGCTGGCGGCGCGGGCGAAGAAGGCGAACCGGGACGTGTGCCGGTTCGAAGTGCACGCGGACGGGCACGGGTTGCACCAGTATCGGGACGAAGTCCTCGCCCTGGCCGAGGACTTCGTGATGGGGGCGTTGTTCGGGCGGGCGGTGTCGCGGCCCGTGCGGGACGCGTTCGCTGCGCCGCCGCCGTTGGGGTTGCGGATGCCGTTGGCTGCGGGGTTCAGTCCTTCTCGGCGGTAGCGCCGTTCGGGTTGCTGTGGTTTTCGGGGCGTGAGTGGTGTGTGGTTGCTCGCGCCCACGCGGCGGAGCCGCAGATCGATACAGCCCCGCGCCCCTCAGGTGGGCAACAAGCTGCCTCTTCTTGAGAGCAGGAACTTCTTGAAAGCCGCTACCGGAGGCGTGTCCGGGTGGCCTTCCAACCAGGCGACCCCGATTTCGCGGGCCGCTCTTGGGGCCGTGACCGTCAGTTCGACCACTCCCGGGCGGGGGACGGCCGGCGGGGGCAGGAGGGCGACGCCCAGGCCCGCCGCCACCAGACCCCGCAGGGTTTCCGCCTCCTCGCCCTCGAAGGCGATACGGGGCTTGAAGCCGGCCTCCTTGCAGAGGTCGTCGGTGATGCGGCGCAGGCCGTAGCCGGGTTCCAGGGTGACGAAGGTTTCGTCCGCGGCCTCGGCGAGGCGGATGCGGCGGCGGCCGGCCAGGGAGTGGTCGGCGGGCACGACCAGGCGCAGCTTCTGCTCGTCCAGGCGGCGGGCCACCAGGTCGGGGGCGTCCGGCACCGGCGACGTCAGGCACAGGTCGAGTTCGCCCGCGCGGAGGCGTTCCAGCATGGCCTCGCCGTAGTTCTGGACGAGGCTGAAGCGGACGCGCGGGTGGTCGGCGCGGAAGGCGTGCAGCAGACCGGGGACGGTCTCGGCGCCCATGGTGTGCAGGAAGCCGAAGGCGACCTTGCCGGTGGCCGGGTCGGCGTCGGCGCGCACCTCCTCGGCGGCGCGCTCGACCTCGGCCAGGGCGCGTTCGACGGAGGCGAGGAAGGTGCGGCCGGCCGGGGTGAGGGAGACCGTGCGGCCGTGCCGGGCGAACAGATCGACGCCCAGGTCCTGCTCCAGGCGGGCCATGGAGCGGGACAGGGTGGACTGGGGGACGTTCATCTCCTGGGCGGCGCGGGTGACGTGTTCGGTGCGGGCGACGCCCGCGAAGTACGCGAGGCGCGGCGCCAGCACCTTCGACATCTCTGCCATGTCTTCTGTGTCACTGCTTGGTGACAGGCGGGGCTGTGAGCTCGGTTGATGCACCATGGGAACGATTATGACCGTTCCATGCATTGGACGGATGAGTGCGCTGTCCGTACGTTCGAGGCATGTCTCCCGCCAGTACCGGGGCGTCCACCGTCGTGGGCGCCGATGTCCCTGTCCCTGCTGCCGACTCCCGTGTCTCGCCGGGCGGACCCGGCTACCGCCGGATGAGCTTCGCCCTCTTCCTCGCGGGTGTCGCGACCTTCGCGCTGCTGTACTCCACGCAGGCCCT
Protein-coding regions in this window:
- a CDS encoding alpha/beta hydrolase produces the protein MAHQATPVRRARLGRALGPEPTAVSGAVLLLPGGDEVSGRRPSPMLATASMRGVGRRLARAGRDEGLAAHVVHYRYRGWNGDEANLAQDATWAADEIVRRYGDVPVCLLGVGMGGRAGLRAAGHEAVNSVLALAPWLPEEDAAATPEPVKQLVGRQALIVHGTNDGRTDPELSFRLAARAKKANRDVCRFEVHADGHGLHQYRDEVLALAEDFVMGALFGRAVSRPVRDAFAAPPPLGLRMPLAAGFSPSRR
- a CDS encoding LysR family transcriptional regulator; the protein is MVHQPSSQPRLSPSSDTEDMAEMSKVLAPRLAYFAGVARTEHVTRAAQEMNVPQSTLSRSMARLEQDLGVDLFARHGRTVSLTPAGRTFLASVERALAEVERAAEEVRADADPATGKVAFGFLHTMGAETVPGLLHAFRADHPRVRFSLVQNYGEAMLERLRAGELDLCLTSPVPDAPDLVARRLDEQKLRLVVPADHSLAGRRRIRLAEAADETFVTLEPGYGLRRITDDLCKEAGFKPRIAFEGEEAETLRGLVAAGLGVALLPPPAVPRPGVVELTVTAPRAAREIGVAWLEGHPDTPPVAAFKKFLLSRRGSLLPT